Proteins co-encoded in one Balearica regulorum gibbericeps isolate bBalReg1 chromosome 24, bBalReg1.pri, whole genome shotgun sequence genomic window:
- the NMT1 gene encoding glycylpeptide N-tetradecanoyltransferase 1, translating to MADDSETAARRPPARPPRLPADENDHDHCSDCENEAEHGSNRGGLSPANDSGAKKKKKKPKRKKEKGGDQPDQAQDQAVKVNSLPAERIQEIQKAIELFSVGQGPAKTMEEASKRSYQFWDTQPVPKLGEVVNTHGPVEPDKDNIRQEPYTLPQGFTWDALDLGDRGVLKELYTLLNENYVEDDDNMFRFDYSPEFLLWALRPPGWLPQWHCGVRVVSSKKLVGFISAIPATIHIYDTEKKMVEINFLCVHKKLRSKRVAPVLIREITRRVHLEGIFQAVYTAGVVLPKPVGTCRYWHRSLNPRKLIEVKFSHLSRNMTMQRTMKLYRLPETPKTPGLRPMEHRDIPAVHKLLTEYLKQFHLTPIMSREEVEHWFLPQENIIDTFVVESAPGEVTDFLSFYTLPSTIMNHPTHKSLKAAYSFYNVHTKTPLIDLMSDALILAKSKGFDVFNALDLMENKTFLEKLKFGIGDGNLQYYLYNWKCPSMAPEKVGLVLQ from the exons TGGCTTGAGTCCAGCAAATGACAGCGGagccaaaaagaagaaaaagaaacccaaacggaagaaagagaaaggaggagatcAGCCCGACCAGGCTCAGGACCAGGCGGTGAAG GTGAACTCTTTACCCGCTGAGAGGATCCAAGAGATTCAAAAAGCCATCGAGCTCTTCTCTGTAGGTCAGGGCCCTGCCAAAACCATGGAGGAAGCCAGCAAGAGGAGCTACCAGTTCTGGGACACGCAGCCAGTGCCCAAGCTAG GAGAAGTGGTGAACACCCACGGTCCCGTTGAGCCAGACAAAGACAATATCCGTCAGGAGCCATACACCTTGCCCCAGGGCTTCACCTGGGACGCCCTGGACCTCGGGGATAGAGGCGTG CTGAAAGAGCTGTACACGCTTCTGAACGAGAACTACGTGGAGGACGACGACAACATGTTCCGCTTCGATTACTCTCCCGAGTTCCTGCTGTG GGCGCTGCGTCCTCCGGGCTGGTTGCCCCAGTGGCACTGCGGGGTCAGGGTGGTCTCCAGCAAGAAACTCGTTGGATTTATCAGTGCGATTCCAGCCACTATCCACATCTATGACAC AGAGAAGAAGATGGTAGAGATAAACTTCCTGTGCGTCCACAAAAAGTTGCGCTCAAAACGGGTGGCTCCAGTTCTGATCCGGGAGATCACACGGCGGGTTCATCTGGAGGGAATCTTTCAGGCTGTTTACACTGCGGGAGTGGTGCTGCCAAAGCCTGTGGGGACTTGCAG gTACTGGCACCGGTCCCTGAATCCTCGGAAGCTCATTGAGGTCAAATTTTCCCACCTGAGCAGGAACATGACTATGCAACGTACCATGAAGCTTTACCGGTTGCCCGAG ACTCCCAAGACTCCTGGCTTGCGGCCAATGGAGCACAGAGATATCCCTGCAGTGCACAAGCTCTTGACCGAGTACCTGAAGCAGTTCCACCTGACACCCATCATGAGCCGAGAGGAGGTGGAGCACTGGTTCTTACCTCAGGAGAACATCATCGACACCTTCGTGGTAGAG AGCGCTCCGGGGGAGGTGACAGACTTCCTGAGCTTCTACACGCTGCCCTCCACCATCATGAACCACCCAACTCACAAGAGCCTGAAAGCTGCTTACTCCTTCTACAATGTCCACACCAAGACGCCTCTCATCGACCTCATGAGCGATGCTCTCATACTCGCCAAGTCG AAAGGATTCGACGTCTTCAATGCACTGGATctcatggaaaacaaaaccttccTGGAGAAGCTGAAGTTTGGGATTGGGGACGGGAACCTGCAGTATTACCTGTACAATTGGAAGTGTCCCAGCATGGCGCCAGAGAAG GTCGGACTGGTGTTGCAGTAA
- the PLCD3 gene encoding 1-phosphatidylinositol 4,5-bisphosphate phosphodiesterase delta-3 produces the protein MWLLPVPPRARPRSRRGRPTPAQPQPVIRRHPARLHRPGAPGAPPTPGGTGSTGSIGGHRRHRGHWVYREEQGYRGYRSTGPRTMICGRKARPAAEQPRSPPDGSGVSRRPGRALKKMGLTEDEDIQRMLRGSLLQKIKSRGGPRERLFRLQEDGATVCFEGRFGRARSQQSFSVMHVEGVREGHRSEGLRKYGAAFPEQHCFTLVFKGKRKNLDLAARGEEDARHWVQGLTKLMVRLQAMSQTEKLDHWIHGVLQRADRNKDNKMSFREVKSMLRMINIDMDDVYAYKLFKECDRSGDERLEGRELEEFCRRLLRRPELEELFGRYSGEDRVLSAEELQDFLRDQGEDASLHQARAVIRTYELNEKARQQDLMMLDGFMMYLLSAAGDILNQEHTKVHQDMNQPLCHYFISSSHNTYLTRNQIGGTSSTEAYVRALMAGCRCVELDCWEGSDGEPVVYHGHTLTSKILFRDVIESIRDYAFKQSPYPVILSLENHCGLEQQATMAQHMKAILGDMLLTQPLEGQDPHDLPSPEQLKGKVLVKGKKLPEPWHEPQGVTSLPDPEEDEQEEEEEEKLQERSSRQSLQSLQEIKPLQAKDASQVAPELSAVVVYCQAVPFPGLAHALRNPRPCEMSSFSERKARKLIKEAGPALVRYNARQLSRVYPLGLKMNSSNYNPQEMWNAGCQLVALNFQTPGYEMDLNTGRFLGNGCCGYVLKPPCLRSPPGEGPHRLVLHVRVITAQQLPKLNREKGSSIVDPFVRVEIHGVPADCSKQQTHHKLNNGFNPRWEETLSFRLRAPELALVRFVVEDYDSTSCNDFVGQFTLPLGSMREGYRHIHLLSKDGASLSPATLFVHIRCKSL, from the exons ATGTGGCTCCTCCCGGTACCTCCCCGTGCCCGGCCCCGGTCCCGGCGGGGCCGCCcaaccccagcccagccccagcccgtcATCCGCCGCCACCCAGCCCGGCTGCACCGGCCGGGGGCACCGGGGGCACCGCCGACACCGGGGGGTACCGGGAGCACCGGGAGCATCGGGGGGCACCGCCGACACCGGGGGCACTGGGTTTACCGGGAGGAGCAGGGGTACCGGGGGTACCGGAGCACCGGCCCCCGCACAATGATCTGCGGCAGGAAGGCTCGTCCCGCCGCCgagcagccccgctccccgccggaCGGCTCCGGTGTGTCCCGCCGGCCCGGCAGAGCCTTGAAGAAAATGG GCCTGACGGAGGACGAGGACATCCAGCGGATGCTGCGGGGCTCCCTGCTCCAGAAGATCAAGTCCCGGGGGGGCCCCAGGGAGCGGCTCTTCCGCCTGCAGGAGGACGGGGCGACCGTCTGCTTCGAGGGGCGCTTCGGGCGCGCTcgctcccagcagagct TCTCGGTGATGCACGTCGAGGGGGTGCGCGAGGGACACCGGTCGGAAGGTCTACGCAAGTATGGTGCCGCCTTCCCTGAGCAGCACTGCTTCACCCTCGTCTTCAAGGGCAAGCGCAAGAACCTCGACCTGGCCGCGCGGGGTGAGGAGGACGCCCGCCACTGGGTGCAAGGGCTCACCAAGCTGATGGTGCGGCTGCAAGCCATGAGTCAGACGGAGAAGCTCGACCA CTGGATCCACGGGGTCCTGCAGCGAGCAGACAGGAACAAGGACAACAAGATGTCCTTCCGGGAGGTGAAGAGCATGCTGAGGATGATCAACATCGACATGGATGATGTCTACGCCTACAAGCTCTTCAAG GAGTGCGACCGCTCGGGTGACGAGCGGCTGGAGGGCCGGGAGCTGGAGGAGTTTTGCCGACGGCTGCTGCGGAGGCCAGAGCTGGAGGAGCTTTTTGGGCGTTACTCGGGTGAGGACCGTGTCCTGTCGGCCGAGGAGCTGCAGGATTTCCTACGGGATCAGGGCGAGGACGCCAGCCTGCACCAGGCCCGTGCCGTCATCCGCACCTACGAGCTCAACGAGAAGG ccaggcagcaggacCTGATGATGCTGGATGGCTTCATGATGTACCTCCTCTCGGCTGCCGGTGACATCCTCAACCAGGAGCACACCAAGGTGCACCAGGACATGAACCAGCCCCTGTGCCACTacttcatctcctcctcccacaaCACCTACCTGACCCGCAACCAGATCGGTGGCACCAGCAGCACCGAAGCCTACGTCAG GGCGCTGATGGCGGGATGCCGTTGCGTGGAGCTGGACTGCTGGGAGGGTTCCGATGGGGAACCTGTTGTCTACCATGGCCACACGCTCACCTCCAAAATCCTCTTCCGCGATGTCATTGAGAGCATCCGTGACTATGCCTTCAAG CAATCGCCATACCCCGTCATCCTGTCCCTGGAGAACCACTgtgggctggagcagcaggcCACCATGGCCCAGCACATGAAGGCCATTTTGGGGGACATGCTGCTGACACAGCCGCTGGAGGGGCAGGACCCCCACGACCTCCCATCCCCAGAG CAGCTGAAGGGGAAGGTCCTGGTGAAGGGCAAGAAGCTGCCAGAGCCATGGCATGAGCCCCAGGGTGTCACCTCCCTTCCGGATCCTGAGGAGGatgaacaggaggaggaggaagaggagaagctgCAGGAGAGAAGCAGCCGGCAG tcgctgcagtcactgcaggagATCAAACCTCTGCAG GCCAAGGACGCGTCACAGGTGGCCCCGGAGCTGTCAGCCGTAGTGGTGTACTGCCAAGCTGTCCCCTTCCCCGGCCTGGCCCACGCCCTGCGCAACCCCCGGCCCTGCGAGATGTCCTCCTTCAGCGAGAGGAAGGCTCGGAAGCTCATCAAGGAGGCGG GTCCGGCGCTCGTCCGGTACAACGCCCGGCAGCTCAGCCGCGTCTACCCGCTGGGGCTGAAGATGAACTCCTCCAACTACAACCCCCAGGAGATGTGGAACGCCGGCTGCCAGCTGG TGGCCCTCAACTTCCAGACGCCAGGCTACGAGATGGACCTGAACACTGGGCGCTTCCTGGGCAATGGGTGCTGCGGCTACGTGCTGAAGCCCCCCTGCCTGCGCAGCCCCCCTGGAGAGGGGCCCCACCGGCTGGTGCTGCATGTCAGG GTGATCACGGCGCAGCAGCTGCCCAAGCTGAACAGGGAGAAGGGGAGCTCCATCGTGGACCCCTTCGTGCGGGTGGAGATCCACGGCGTCCCGGCTGACTGCAGCAAGCAGCAGACCCACCACAAGCTCAACAATG GCTTCAACCCGCGCTGGGAGGAGACGCTGAGCTTCCGGCTGCGGGCGCCCGAGCTGGCCCTGGTGCGCTTCGTGGTGGAGGACTACGACAGCACCTCCTGCAACGACTTCGTGGGGCAGTTCACCCTGCCGCTGGGCAGCATGCGGGAAG GGTACCGTCACATCCATCTGCTCTCCAAGGACGGGGCGTCCCTGTCCCCCGCTACGCTCTTTGTGCACATTCGATGTAAGAGCCTGTGA